In a single window of the Micromonospora sp. WMMD1155 genome:
- a CDS encoding SRPBCC family protein: MKNSMVAAATAVVVAGLVGAAGAPAGAEARRDGGSDRATVRCAGRTVDTTAKIRYRTETTIDAPLRTIWNIQTDVERWPSWQRPVLSSKRLDRGPLRPGSSFRWSTSVPETALNPATTLVVTSTVRQLQHQKCLRWDGPAIGAGLRIDEGVHVWTFTEVDGRVLVRTEETWRGDQVEQDVDFSTAALADGLKTWLTELKTRAERECERSRR; this comes from the coding sequence ATGAAGAACAGTATGGTTGCCGCCGCGACGGCAGTGGTCGTGGCCGGCCTCGTGGGTGCCGCAGGTGCACCGGCTGGGGCCGAGGCCAGGCGCGATGGCGGCTCCGACCGCGCGACGGTGCGATGTGCGGGAAGGACCGTCGACACCACGGCGAAGATTCGCTACCGGACTGAGACGACGATCGACGCTCCGCTACGGACCATCTGGAACATCCAGACCGACGTGGAACGCTGGCCGTCGTGGCAGAGGCCGGTCCTCTCCAGCAAGCGGCTCGATCGCGGTCCACTGCGTCCCGGTTCATCGTTTCGATGGTCGACCTCGGTGCCCGAGACCGCGTTGAATCCCGCCACGACCCTCGTCGTCACGTCCACCGTCCGTCAGCTACAGCACCAGAAGTGCCTTCGGTGGGACGGCCCGGCGATCGGTGCGGGGCTGCGCATCGACGAGGGCGTTCACGTGTGGACGTTCACCGAGGTCGACGGTCGGGTTCTGGTGCGTACCGAGGAGACGTGGCGCGGTGACCAGGTGGAGCAGGACGTCGACTTCTCGACCGCGGCTCTCGCCGACGGTCTGAAGACGTGGCTGACGGAGCTGAAGACGCGGGCCGAACGGGAGTGTGAGCGGTCCCGGCGCTGA
- a CDS encoding maleylpyruvate isomerase N-terminal domain-containing protein: protein MIRPAFLGAAEAATALLRDPMLTARWSSPSALPDFSTAGLARHLANQVTQTVTFLAAPAGESAIPVLEHFTGNAWVTSGVDSADNIDIRRRSEQTAAVTTPRELADAVDAAIAELRATVAAQSPDRIVDLGDWGLKVDDFLLTRVMELVVHTDDLAVSLGLPTPPMPATATEATIQLLSSLAAWRHGSLNVIRALARQERALTAISAL from the coding sequence ATGATCCGACCCGCGTTCCTGGGCGCCGCCGAGGCCGCGACGGCCCTGCTGCGCGATCCGATGCTGACCGCCCGATGGTCCTCGCCGAGCGCACTGCCGGACTTCTCCACCGCTGGCCTCGCCCGCCATCTGGCCAACCAGGTCACTCAGACCGTGACGTTCCTCGCCGCGCCGGCAGGAGAATCGGCGATCCCGGTGTTGGAGCACTTCACCGGCAACGCCTGGGTGACCTCAGGCGTGGATAGTGCCGACAACATCGACATCCGGCGCCGCAGCGAGCAGACAGCTGCAGTGACGACCCCCAGGGAGCTGGCGGACGCGGTCGATGCCGCGATAGCCGAGTTGCGCGCCACTGTGGCAGCGCAATCACCCGACCGCATCGTGGACCTCGGCGACTGGGGCCTGAAGGTCGATGACTTCCTGCTGACCCGGGTCATGGAGCTGGTCGTACACACCGACGACCTGGCAGTCAGCCTCGGCTTGCCGACGCCACCGATGCCGGCGACAGCGACTGAAGCGACGATCCAGCTGCTGAGCAGCCTCGCGGCCTGGCGACACGGATCCCTGAACGTGATACGCGCGCTAGCTCGGCAAGAACGAGCCCTCACCGCCATCTCCGCGCTCTAG
- a CDS encoding SMI1/KNR4 family protein, with amino-acid sequence MNANTDSDLADLRAVFLVDDAGESALGWPGVYAFEAEHGIVLPEPYRTFVAEITDGSFSGPPDFGLLGVAEMPDDWGDDRPVRELAAPFPLTQAWLWEEDTRPSEEIEPLFDAVFDHGSVVLGTDGCGMYWHLVVTGPHRGHIWNISGEGAMPFGAEFGHTTGASGFVGWVRHWAAGKPWFDAA; translated from the coding sequence ATGAACGCGAACACCGACTCCGATCTCGCCGACCTTCGCGCCGTCTTCCTGGTGGACGACGCCGGTGAGTCGGCCCTGGGTTGGCCAGGCGTGTACGCCTTCGAAGCGGAGCACGGGATCGTGCTGCCGGAGCCGTACCGGACCTTCGTCGCGGAGATCACCGACGGGTCGTTCTCCGGGCCACCGGACTTCGGTCTTCTCGGGGTGGCCGAGATGCCCGATGACTGGGGTGACGACCGCCCGGTGCGCGAGTTGGCGGCTCCGTTTCCGCTGACTCAGGCGTGGCTGTGGGAGGAGGACACCCGCCCGTCGGAGGAGATCGAGCCGCTGTTCGATGCCGTCTTCGACCACGGCTCGGTCGTGCTCGGCACAGACGGCTGCGGGATGTACTGGCATCTCGTCGTGACCGGACCGCATCGCGGGCACATCTGGAACATCAGCGGCGAGGGGGCGATGCCCTTCGGGGCGGAGTTCGGCCACACCACCGGGGCGTCGGGGTTCGTCGGGTGGGTTCGGCACTGGGCGGCCGGCAAGCCATGGTTCGACGCTGCCTGA
- a CDS encoding GNAT family N-acetyltransferase: MATIRPFDSADAPAVAGLIERCLREVNSRDYPSEVIERMCDHFTEQRIRELAIRRQMFVAEEDGIVGTVSRDGDKVYTMFVHPRVAGRGIGRLLMRHVEALAAIDGYDHMETGASITGHDFYRRLGYVDVRSTETEFGLNYILRRSLP, encoded by the coding sequence ATGGCGACGATCAGACCGTTCGACAGCGCCGATGCCCCGGCTGTGGCGGGCCTCATCGAACGCTGCCTGCGTGAGGTCAACAGTCGCGACTATCCGAGCGAGGTCATCGAGCGGATGTGCGACCACTTCACCGAGCAACGCATCAGGGAACTCGCGATCCGACGGCAGATGTTCGTCGCAGAGGAAGACGGGATCGTCGGCACCGTCTCCCGCGACGGCGACAAGGTCTACACCATGTTCGTGCACCCACGGGTCGCCGGTCGCGGCATCGGGCGGCTCCTCATGCGCCACGTCGAGGCGCTGGCGGCGATCGACGGCTACGACCACATGGAGACCGGAGCGAGCATCACCGGGCACGACTTCTACCGTCGGCTCGGCTACGTCGACGTCCGCTCCACCGAGACGGAGTTCGGCCTCAACTACATCCTGCGCCGCAGCCTGCCCTGA